The following coding sequences are from one Liolophura sinensis isolate JHLJ2023 chromosome 12, CUHK_Ljap_v2, whole genome shotgun sequence window:
- the LOC135479889 gene encoding F-box only protein 36-like: MASKVFFPDGLIVDISGQAPSPSKDFCQVQVTQDAVIFRWWKILPPTRNDSNVPPIEYKDTYEDFIYDDRMHSEIERVFGAPTLEYLKAVVNGHPDYITRLSPDILKRIILKLELEDINRLGQTNKLFRELCKSDGVWEQIYRLYSETPVTKDLQNLAAEEGWKQLFFTNKLQLQRRIRKQMRKQNEGNNGTTEGRLAFLTE, encoded by the exons ATGGCGTCAAAGGTATTTTTTCCCGATGGGTTGATTGTGGATATCAGTGGTCAAGCGCCTTCTCCGAGTAAAGATTTCTGTCAAGTTCAAGTAACGCAAGATGCG gTGATATTTCGCTGGTGGAAAATCTTGCCACCTACAAGAAATGACAGTAATGTCCCACCGATTGAATATAAAGACACATATGAAGACTTCATATATGATGACCGCATGCACT CTGAGATTGAGCGAGTGTTCGGGGCACCCACATTGGAGTACCTGAAAGCGGTGGTTAACGGGCACCCTGACTACATCACTCGTCTTTCTCCAGATATTCTCAAACGAATCATTCTTAAGCTGGAGTTAGAAGACATCAACAGACTGGGCCAAACCAACAAGCTCTTTAGAGAG CTGTGTAAAAGTGATGGTGTATGGGAGCAGATATACAGGCTGTACAGCGAGACACCAGTGACCAAAGACCTGCAGAACCTGGCTGCAGAAGAGGGATGGAAACAGTTGTTCTTCACAAATAAACTTCAGTTACAG CGTCGAATTCGAAAGCAgatgagaaaacaaaatgaagggAATAATGGAACGACTGAAGGGCGCTTGGCATTCCTTACAGAGTGA
- the LOC135479178 gene encoding heparan-sulfate 6-O-sulfotransferase 2-like, producing MGLEKRCRLIFGSVLVVTVVVVIYFGYYGCSGINQFECSRFNTSPSPYIKQRLNQRDNTSVSGSRTYTEKKYPDTSVSTGLEAEGDIKFQEDDLYREYDLDLEDVDVIVFVHIQKTGGTTFGRHLVKNLDVEPPCKCYRGRKKCDCYTKGRKIWLLSRFSTGWVCGLHADWTELTSCVGSVLDKLEKNHRKRKYHFITLLRQPVYRYISEWKHVQRGATWKSARLECNGRKATLREVPFCYEGEDWRSVELDEFMACPHNLANNRQTRMLANLSLVNCYNHSNIPEQTYKKILLESAKENLKNMAFIGLLEYQNYTQRLFEHTFNLEFIDDFEQYHKTHSGKATKFISEEQFKKIQELNDLDAKLYQFAKELFFQRLGAMEAENGASNATITDLLQHTDGDSVEYYDDYTEDGDEEEEEEDPVAKDKNELNSFLRDMNGS from the exons ATGGGCTTGGAAAAAAGGTGCAGGCTTATTTTCGGCTCAGTTCTTGTAGTGACAGTTGTTGTGGTGATTTATTTTGGATACTACGGATGCAGTGGTATCAATCAGTTTGAATGTTCTCGTTTTAACACCAGTCCAAGTCCATATATAAAGCAGAGACTGAATCAAAGAGACAACACCAGCGTATCGGGTAGCCGTACTTACACGGAAAAAAAGTATCCCGACACTTCTGTCAGTACAGGACTGGAAGCAGAGGGTGACATTAAATTTCAAGAAGATGATTTGTATCGTGAATATGACTTGGATCTGGAAGATGTGGATGTTATAGTTTTTGTGCACATACAAAAAACTGGGGGCACGACATTTGGAAGGCATCTTGTAAAAAACCTGGATGTAGAGCCACCATGCAAGTGTTACCGTGGTCGGAAAAAATGTGACTGCTATACGAAAGGGAGAAAAATCTGGCTGTTAAGTAGGTTCTCCACAGGCTGGGTGTGTGGTCTCCACGCTGATTGGACGGAGTTGACAAGCTGTGTTGGCTCTGTCTTGGACAAACTGGAGAAGAATCACAGGAAACGAAA gtACCATTTCATCACATTGCTACGTCAGCCAGTGTACCGTTACATCAGCGAATGGAAACATGTGCAGCGTGGCGCTACATGGAAAAGCGCGCGACTCGAGTGCAATGGCCGTAAAGCTACCTTGAGAGAAGTTCCATTTTGCTACGAGGGAGAAGACTGGAGGTCCGTGGAGTTGGACGAGTTCATGGCCTGTCCGCATAACCTGGCAAATAATCGGCAAACGCGAATGCTAGCCAACCTCAGTCTAGTCAACTGCTACAACCACTCCAACATCCCGGAACAGACGTACAAGAAAATCTTGCTAGAAAGTGCCAaagaaaatcttaaaaataTGGCATTTATTGGGCTGTTGGAATACCAGAACTATACCCAGCGTCTTTTCGAGCATACTTTTAACTTGGAGTTCATAGATGACTTTGAGCAGTATCACAAGACACACTCTGGGAAAGCTACAAAATTTATCTCTGAAGAACAGTTCAAAAAAATTCAAGAGTTAAATGATCTGGATGCAAAACTGTATCAGTTTGCAAAAGAACTATTTTTCCAAAGACTGGGAGCAATGGAAGCAGAGAATGGGGCTTCTAATGCTACTATTACTGACTTGCTGCAACACACAGATGGGGATAGTGTCGAATATTACGACGATTACACAGAGGATGGTGATGAAGAAGAGGAAGAGGAGGATCCTGTTGCTAAAGATAAGAATGAACTGAATTCCTTTCTCAGAGATATGAACGGTAGCTAA